A genome region from Thalassotalea euphylliae includes the following:
- a CDS encoding sensor domain-containing diguanylate cyclase produces the protein MPRSENYLKKELYSLIKEDAKIFEFLQSGATDGMWYWDLEQPENEWMSDRFWTELGYDPTKNSHHASEWQDIINQDDLQLALENFQKHCDDPNHPYDQEVRYRHKDGSTVWIRCRGIVIRNSNNQPYRMLGVHSNITALKESEARYRTSLKKIDHAYASVKLALEESERLFEMAPDANLKLDVRGNIIKANQQAEELFACPRNKLEQLSVFSLVPLAKLEKYQQAFRQYFDPCYTGDSLFKKSLAILDYAGRPLTIEVTLNLIPTRAGKIALATIRDISEKEALIQSLQHQLEENQKLHALALSDPLTKIFNKRHFNNMMLEEHNKAVRHQQRLSLILFDIDHFKAVNDNYGHDVGDKVLMQLTLFIKQFVREEDTFARVGGEEFAIIAPFTNTDAALTIAERIVEECAKHPFVINDQQQINITVSVGTASLSSTDKTWSPLFERADKALYQAKRLGRDQVQVSAIF, from the coding sequence ATGCCTAGAAGTGAAAATTACTTAAAAAAGGAACTGTATTCTCTAATAAAAGAAGATGCGAAGATATTTGAATTTTTACAGTCTGGCGCCACTGATGGCATGTGGTATTGGGATCTAGAGCAGCCCGAAAATGAATGGATGAGCGATCGATTTTGGACTGAGCTTGGCTATGATCCGACGAAAAATTCGCATCACGCTTCAGAATGGCAAGATATAATCAACCAAGACGATTTGCAGTTAGCACTGGAAAACTTTCAAAAGCACTGCGATGATCCAAACCACCCTTACGACCAAGAAGTTCGCTATCGTCACAAAGATGGTTCCACCGTTTGGATTCGCTGTCGCGGCATCGTCATTCGCAATAGCAACAACCAACCCTATCGCATGCTTGGTGTCCACAGCAATATTACCGCACTAAAAGAAAGTGAAGCGCGTTACCGAACAAGCCTTAAGAAAATCGATCATGCCTATGCGTCAGTTAAATTGGCACTAGAAGAAAGTGAGCGACTATTTGAAATGGCACCAGACGCTAACTTAAAGCTGGATGTCCGTGGCAATATTATTAAAGCTAACCAGCAAGCCGAAGAATTATTTGCCTGCCCTCGCAACAAACTAGAACAGCTAAGTGTTTTTAGTTTAGTGCCACTTGCTAAACTGGAAAAATACCAGCAAGCATTCAGACAGTATTTCGATCCTTGCTATACCGGAGACAGCCTTTTTAAAAAATCACTGGCCATTCTCGATTATGCTGGCCGCCCACTAACCATTGAAGTAACGCTTAACCTAATTCCGACAAGAGCAGGGAAAATCGCACTTGCGACCATACGTGATATTTCGGAAAAAGAAGCCCTAATTCAATCGCTGCAACACCAACTAGAAGAAAACCAAAAGCTACACGCTTTGGCCTTATCAGACCCTTTGACCAAAATTTTCAATAAGCGTCACTTTAACAATATGATGCTGGAAGAGCACAATAAAGCGGTTCGTCATCAACAGCGTTTATCCTTGATTCTCTTCGACATTGACCACTTTAAAGCAGTGAATGACAACTATGGTCACGATGTTGGCGACAAGGTGTTAATGCAACTAACCCTGTTTATTAAACAATTTGTGCGCGAGGAAGACACCTTTGCCCGAGTTGGCGGTGAAGAATTTGCCATTATTGCGCCATTTACCAACACAGATGCAGCGTTAACTATCGCCGAACGTATTGTCGAAGAGTGCGCTAAACACCCGTTTGTGATTAATGATCAACAGCAAATAAACATCACGGTTAGTGTTGGTACCGCTTCCCTATCCAGCACAGATAAAACTTGGTCACCATTGTTTGAACGAGCTGACAAAGCGCTATATCAAGCCAAACGTTTAGGCCGCGACCAAGTTCAAGTTAGTGCGATTTTTTAA
- the cobO gene encoding cob(I)yrinic acid a,c-diamide adenosyltransferase produces MSDVDKSTNRSDNHQKRQQRLKEKVDERISAAQEERGILQVITGNGKGKTTAGFGTVTRAVGHGLKAGVVQFIKGTWDCGERKLLEKFDVPFVVMATGFTWETQNREADIAAAKTAWQGAKEMLANPELDIVLLDELTYMLSYDYLPVDEVIDCLANRPKHQFVVVTGRAAHRKLVELADTVSEVKNVKHAFDAGIKAQVGFDY; encoded by the coding sequence ATGAGTGACGTGGATAAATCGACAAATCGTTCGGATAACCACCAAAAACGCCAACAACGACTGAAAGAAAAAGTTGATGAACGTATTTCGGCAGCACAAGAAGAACGCGGTATTTTGCAGGTCATCACCGGCAATGGTAAAGGTAAAACCACGGCTGGCTTTGGCACAGTAACACGTGCTGTGGGTCATGGCTTAAAAGCAGGCGTGGTGCAGTTTATCAAAGGTACGTGGGACTGTGGTGAGCGCAAGCTGTTAGAAAAGTTTGATGTACCGTTTGTCGTAATGGCAACCGGCTTTACGTGGGAAACGCAAAATCGCGAAGCCGATATTGCGGCAGCGAAAACCGCGTGGCAAGGGGCTAAAGAAATGCTTGCCAACCCTGAGCTAGACATTGTTTTGCTTGATGAGCTGACCTATATGCTGAGCTATGATTATTTGCCGGTTGATGAAGTGATTGACTGTTTAGCCAATCGCCCTAAGCATCAGTTTGTTGTGGTTACCGGACGTGCCGCCCATCGAAAATTAGTGGAACTGGCGGATACCGTTAGCGAAGTGAAAAATGTAAAACATGCATTCGATGCTGGCATAAAAGCCCAAGTTGGCTTTGATTACTAA
- a CDS encoding ABC transporter ATP-binding protein, protein MQRAAQANATKTSDPSLSGQQLVVTDLGWQTGRKVILSDINFHLKQGEFVGLLGPNGAGKSSLLRCLYRYHSPTTGQVYYQGQPLDTYIQQAYAQQVAVVLQESPSFFNLSVTDVVELGLLPRTSIWHRTSLNEQQQVQQALTQVAMLDKAKQSFDSLSGGEKQRVLIARAIVQQPSLLIMDEPTSHLDVKYQIQIINLAKSLGITVLASFHDLNLASAMCDRLLVLSNGELVADGAPNQVLTQPLLAKVFGVNAQLQPHPEHGSPLITYHYRSENKLESSAEQGAAHD, encoded by the coding sequence ATGCAGCGAGCAGCACAAGCGAACGCGACTAAAACTTCAGATCCTAGTTTAAGTGGGCAACAGCTCGTTGTTACTGATCTTGGTTGGCAAACTGGTCGCAAAGTCATTTTAAGCGATATTAATTTTCACCTAAAACAAGGTGAATTTGTTGGCTTACTTGGCCCCAATGGCGCGGGTAAATCTAGCTTATTGCGCTGTCTTTATCGCTATCACAGCCCTACGACTGGGCAAGTATATTATCAAGGCCAACCGCTCGACACTTACATCCAGCAAGCTTATGCGCAACAAGTGGCGGTGGTACTACAAGAATCACCAAGCTTTTTTAACCTCTCGGTTACTGATGTGGTGGAGTTAGGTTTATTACCGCGCACTTCGATTTGGCATCGCACTAGCCTAAATGAACAGCAGCAAGTGCAACAAGCCCTAACGCAAGTGGCGATGCTTGATAAAGCAAAGCAAAGCTTTGATTCCCTCTCTGGTGGTGAGAAACAGCGGGTTTTAATTGCCCGTGCGATAGTGCAACAACCTAGCTTGCTGATCATGGATGAGCCCACCAGCCATCTTGATGTTAAATACCAAATTCAAATTATTAACTTAGCGAAATCACTTGGTATTACGGTGCTTGCCTCGTTCCACGATTTGAATTTAGCCAGCGCAATGTGTGATCGGTTACTGGTACTTAGCAATGGCGAACTAGTGGCCGATGGCGCACCAAATCAAGTGCTTACTCAACCGTTGCTCGCCAAAGTGTTTGGTGTGAATGCCCAATTGCAGCCGCACCCTGAGCATGGCAGCCCGTTAATTACTTACCACTATCGCTCAGAGAATAAATTAGAGAGCTCGGCAGAACAAGGTGCTGCGCATGATTAG
- a CDS encoding FecCD family ABC transporter permease, with protein MISRTKSSTLWFFGLLGLSLFSLVSALSFGAAEISLEQAFYAVIGDLQATEPFMPTEPAEQGIATSAALAEQIIWQLRMPRTLLAFIAGGGLALAGLMLQTVTRNPLADPYLFGISSGATVGVVLFMTFAGTALGQSESWLSPLVNQLSLSFAAFVGALIAIAILLAVAGSAIGRQVESMLLAGVALSFLFSAITSVTLYFSDPQAISAVIFWTMGSFARAQWLQLILPLALLLTTLVAVLLFRRQLSALLLGDESAITLGVNVAKFRLVMLLLSSLLTASLVAVCGGIGFVGLMIPHIVRLFVSQAQVIHPIAVCLLGGVFMVWVDVIARTLLSHQELPLGIITGLLGSGFFLSLMVVRYRRQSR; from the coding sequence ATGATTAGTCGTACCAAGAGCTCAACACTTTGGTTTTTCGGGCTATTGGGTTTGTCTTTATTCTCGCTGGTGTCAGCCCTGTCTTTTGGCGCGGCGGAGATTAGCCTTGAGCAAGCGTTTTATGCTGTTATTGGCGATCTTCAAGCTACTGAGCCATTTATGCCCACTGAGCCCGCTGAGCAAGGCATCGCAACAAGTGCTGCCTTAGCCGAGCAAATTATTTGGCAACTGCGTATGCCGCGTACCTTATTGGCCTTTATTGCCGGTGGCGGCCTCGCACTGGCGGGACTTATGCTGCAAACCGTGACCCGCAATCCACTCGCTGATCCCTATCTGTTTGGTATATCGTCAGGGGCAACGGTTGGGGTCGTGCTGTTTATGACCTTTGCTGGCACCGCACTCGGCCAGAGCGAGAGTTGGCTATCGCCGCTCGTTAATCAACTGAGTTTATCGTTTGCCGCATTCGTTGGCGCACTGATTGCCATTGCGATATTGCTGGCGGTCGCAGGTTCGGCTATTGGTCGGCAGGTTGAATCTATGCTGTTAGCTGGTGTCGCTTTGTCGTTCTTATTTAGCGCCATTACTAGCGTGACGTTATATTTTAGCGATCCACAGGCTATCAGCGCGGTGATCTTCTGGACTATGGGCAGCTTTGCTCGCGCCCAGTGGTTACAACTGATTCTGCCCTTGGCTTTATTGTTAACTACGTTAGTGGCGGTATTACTGTTTCGTCGTCAGCTTTCGGCCCTACTGTTAGGGGATGAAAGTGCAATTACTTTGGGCGTGAATGTCGCAAAATTTCGCTTAGTTATGCTGCTATTAAGCTCACTGCTGACCGCAAGCTTAGTCGCAGTGTGCGGCGGTATTGGCTTTGTTGGGTTAATGATCCCGCACATTGTTCGGCTATTTGTTTCACAGGCGCAAGTGATTCACCCAATTGCTGTTTGTTTACTTGGTGGCGTGTTTATGGTCTGGGTCGATGTGATTGCCCGCACCTTGTTATCTCACCAAGAATTACCGCTCGGCATTATCACAGGGCTACTGGGTAGTGGCTTTTTCTTGTCGTTAATGGTGGTGCGCTATCGCCGCCAAAGCCGCTAA
- a CDS encoding cobalamin-binding protein — protein sequence MASEIATEKVPDAASLETASAPKPAQRIVALAPHIVEMLYEIGAGDRIVATVDYANHPEAAKAIPRIGGHAGISIEKLLSYQPDLILFWQGGNQAQYLAKMRELGLNVQLSEPKALADVAKELVMLGKLTGQEALAQQKADQFMTQLSNIEAQYQDKQALSVFYQLWSTPLMTINQDSWINQLVTSCNANNVFANAPTKTPQVSVENVLVAMPDVIVIPDASSGEGNKQPDAGWQNWPQIPAVKKQQIIHTNGDVMHRFSSNMLVGLADMCQQLDSFRE from the coding sequence ATGGCATCAGAAATAGCAACAGAAAAAGTACCAGATGCCGCTAGTCTAGAAACCGCGTCTGCGCCCAAACCAGCGCAGCGTATTGTTGCCCTTGCGCCGCATATTGTAGAAATGCTCTATGAAATTGGCGCCGGCGATCGCATTGTTGCGACCGTTGACTATGCCAACCACCCTGAAGCGGCCAAGGCAATTCCGCGCATTGGCGGACATGCGGGGATTAGTATCGAAAAGTTACTTAGCTATCAGCCCGACTTAATCTTGTTTTGGCAAGGGGGCAATCAGGCGCAATACTTAGCCAAAATGCGAGAACTGGGCTTAAATGTGCAGCTTAGTGAACCAAAGGCATTGGCTGATGTTGCCAAAGAGTTGGTGATGCTTGGCAAGCTTACTGGGCAAGAAGCATTAGCTCAACAAAAAGCGGATCAGTTTATGACGCAACTGAGCAACATTGAAGCGCAATACCAAGACAAGCAAGCGCTGTCGGTGTTCTATCAGCTATGGTCAACGCCGTTAATGACCATTAATCAAGACAGTTGGATCAACCAACTGGTAACTAGCTGCAATGCCAATAATGTCTTTGCTAATGCACCAACCAAAACGCCGCAAGTTAGTGTTGAAAATGTCTTGGTGGCAATGCCTGATGTGATTGTCATACCTGATGCCAGCAGCGGTGAAGGCAACAAGCAGCCGGATGCTGGCTGGCAAAATTGGCCGCAAATTCCTGCGGTGAAAAAGCAGCAAATTATTCATACCAATGGCGATGTGATGCATCGCTTTAGTAGCAATATGCTGGTTGGCTTGGCTGATATGTGCCAGCAACTTGATAGCTTTCGTGAATAG
- a CDS encoding extracellular catalytic domain type 1 short-chain-length polyhydroxyalkanoate depolymerase, producing MKNKVTFPLNCIALILASQLTGCGSDGDNTPQIDDSATDNTPPVITLIGNESIDVVYNAVFGDLGAEAHDETDGAITVTSQGTIDTAMPGTYELTYTATDASGNSSQATRTVVVLEDTSQSATITTPQAPFSLFYDGVLKGADYWSEEPQILSAGMGFDGIIGIDAPELTFDSVLEAGGAWSSDINCGTGAQNYTSTSTLDQIAGAYINQTPYGELKDGAIGLDGLPIVLSWPIDTSTLSLTDFQFTLNTGDIVRPLAIGPLPNFEDNERNTPVAFGEFGNRLPSDHPDARFPIKLEIVEDDTPLMMVGPGGQVVSAVGLTWETDSSPYDENNGPRLVGAKLNRIEGQMDGEGISTPIPLIPANDATVLYDEGDFMLRMLTTGGFSPDGVSGLTPNDFERFFRIHANGVDGSTVIIDKVGEEYAVQGGTLRVVGMSDLGQPEGGEVVFDACYSEDRDNYIDIIMVGDEEAARNITILEIPSLEEGYSAFYNPGGPGSTPFEGVSYTAPGPRDLEPVIIALDDPMRVTYVPGSENVETPDNLMTFLFEGIEREYLLNMSSNYTGDTPVPLLFDFHGLNGTAEQQNTDSQFNQLAETENFILVTPKAIGGWNVTGFPLGGDANDLGFIDALINELSTTYNIDTNRIYAAGFSLGGFFSFELACQYSDTFAAIAPVSGVMTPNMANDCLPERPIPILQTHGTADDQLPYAQAQTVLQWWIDFNQTDVEPAITDLEDTFPDNGTTVQRYVYGNGTNGVSVEHLRIEGGQHIWPGSAGDSDINMAEEIWSFFSNYDLNGKIPD from the coding sequence ATGAAAAACAAGGTAACTTTTCCCCTGAACTGTATTGCGCTTATCTTGGCAAGCCAACTTACAGGCTGTGGTAGCGATGGTGATAACACCCCCCAAATCGACGATAGCGCAACCGACAACACCCCACCTGTAATTACTCTTATTGGTAACGAAAGTATCGACGTTGTGTATAACGCCGTATTTGGTGACTTGGGTGCAGAAGCTCATGATGAAACGGATGGTGCAATCACCGTAACATCGCAAGGAACCATCGATACAGCCATGCCCGGTACCTATGAGCTGACATATACTGCAACAGATGCTAGTGGTAACTCGTCGCAAGCGACCAGAACAGTAGTGGTGCTAGAAGATACCTCTCAAAGCGCAACCATTACCACACCACAAGCGCCGTTTTCGTTATTCTATGACGGTGTATTGAAAGGGGCAGACTATTGGTCCGAAGAGCCACAAATCTTGTCGGCGGGCATGGGCTTTGATGGCATTATCGGAATTGATGCTCCAGAATTAACGTTTGATTCTGTTCTTGAAGCGGGTGGTGCTTGGTCATCAGACATTAATTGTGGCACGGGCGCTCAAAACTACACTTCAACTTCAACGCTCGATCAAATTGCTGGAGCTTATATTAATCAGACGCCTTATGGAGAACTAAAAGACGGTGCTATCGGTCTTGATGGTTTGCCCATTGTGCTTAGTTGGCCGATTGATACCAGTACGCTAAGTCTGACCGATTTTCAATTTACATTAAACACGGGTGACATTGTAAGGCCGTTGGCGATAGGCCCGTTACCTAACTTTGAAGACAATGAGCGAAATACACCAGTAGCTTTTGGCGAGTTTGGTAACAGATTACCAAGCGACCATCCTGATGCTCGTTTCCCGATAAAACTTGAAATTGTTGAAGATGACACGCCATTGATGATGGTTGGCCCAGGTGGTCAAGTCGTCAGTGCCGTGGGGCTTACTTGGGAAACCGATTCCAGTCCGTATGATGAGAATAACGGTCCAAGATTAGTCGGTGCGAAGTTAAATCGCATCGAGGGACAAATGGATGGTGAAGGTATCAGCACACCAATACCATTAATTCCAGCAAACGACGCCACCGTCTTATACGATGAAGGTGATTTCATGCTGAGAATGTTAACCACAGGTGGTTTTTCACCAGATGGTGTAAGTGGTCTAACTCCTAATGACTTTGAACGTTTCTTTCGAATTCACGCAAATGGTGTGGACGGCAGCACGGTCATCATCGATAAAGTAGGAGAGGAATATGCGGTGCAGGGTGGCACGCTTAGAGTCGTTGGTATGTCTGATCTAGGTCAGCCTGAAGGTGGCGAAGTTGTATTTGACGCTTGTTACAGTGAAGACAGAGATAACTATATCGACATCATCATGGTTGGCGATGAAGAAGCGGCGAGAAACATTACCATACTTGAAATTCCAAGTTTAGAAGAAGGTTATTCAGCATTTTATAACCCTGGTGGTCCTGGTAGCACCCCTTTCGAAGGTGTGAGTTATACAGCCCCTGGTCCACGCGATCTTGAGCCTGTGATTATTGCCTTAGATGACCCAATGCGTGTGACTTACGTTCCAGGATCTGAGAACGTTGAAACTCCTGATAATCTAATGACTTTCCTATTTGAAGGTATTGAACGCGAATATTTGTTGAATATGTCTAGCAATTATACAGGCGATACTCCCGTGCCTTTATTGTTTGATTTTCACGGATTAAACGGCACAGCAGAGCAGCAAAATACTGACAGTCAGTTCAACCAGCTTGCTGAAACTGAAAACTTCATATTAGTCACTCCGAAAGCGATTGGTGGCTGGAATGTGACTGGATTCCCGCTAGGTGGCGATGCCAATGATCTGGGTTTCATCGACGCCTTAATTAACGAGCTGTCAACAACGTATAACATCGATACCAATCGTATTTATGCGGCAGGCTTTTCATTAGGCGGCTTCTTTTCATTTGAATTGGCTTGCCAGTATAGCGACACATTCGCGGCAATCGCCCCGGTTTCTGGTGTGATGACGCCGAATATGGCTAACGACTGTCTGCCAGAGCGTCCAATCCCAATACTGCAAACTCACGGCACGGCAGACGATCAACTCCCTTATGCACAAGCTCAAACCGTCTTGCAGTGGTGGATTGACTTTAATCAAACGGATGTGGAACCTGCTATCACTGATTTAGAAGACACATTCCCTGATAATGGCACCACGGTTCAACGTTATGTGTACGGCAATGGAACCAATGGTGTATCTGTTGAGCATCTAAGAATTGAAGGTGGTCAGCATATATGGCCAGGTTCTGCGGGAGACAGCGATATTAATATGGCAGAAGAAATATGGTCTTTTTTCAGCAACTATGATTTAAACGGTAAAATTCCGGATTAA
- a CDS encoding cobyric acid synthase, whose translation MQTLMVQGTTSDAGKSTLVAGLCRALANRQFNTAPFKPQNMALNSAVAAIGESDEVGEIGRAQALQAIAAKVPAQVDFNPILLKPNSDTGAQVIVHGKAINNMEAVAYQDYKKVAMNAVLDSYQRLSEQFQYLLVEGAGSPAEINLRAGDIANMGFAEAVDCPVIIIADIDKGGVFAHLVGTLALLSPTEQARVKGFVINRFRGDISLLQSGLDWLEQETGKPVLGVLPYLHDLALDAEDALALANVNDAQIEQINIAVLLVPHISNHTDFDSLRLNPSVNLHYVRVGQAIPACDLIILPGSKNVIGDYQFLAAQGWVEQIKQHLRYGGKVLGICGGLQMLGHKICDPGGIESSVAEQTTLGLADFVTELTEEKALVQVAAELLLESELLESEVLENKLAAESIVIHGYEIHCGISQGSAMAQPFARYRNQQGQLIHDGFISSDGQVIGTYLHGLFDKPAPTQAILHWVKPQSAAPALDLDLHREQELERLAAVCEQHLDIDRLLDITREFYRHGNE comes from the coding sequence ATGCAAACCTTGATGGTACAGGGCACCACCTCTGATGCGGGTAAAAGCACGCTCGTTGCAGGTTTATGCCGCGCTTTGGCAAACCGTCAATTTAATACCGCACCATTTAAACCACAAAATATGGCACTTAATAGCGCGGTTGCGGCAATAGGAGAAAGTGATGAAGTCGGCGAGATTGGCCGTGCTCAAGCACTGCAAGCAATAGCCGCAAAAGTGCCCGCGCAAGTGGACTTTAACCCCATTTTGCTGAAACCAAATTCCGATACTGGTGCGCAAGTAATAGTGCACGGCAAAGCGATAAATAATATGGAAGCGGTAGCCTATCAAGACTACAAAAAAGTCGCGATGAATGCGGTGCTCGACTCTTATCAACGACTGAGTGAGCAGTTTCAATATTTGTTGGTGGAAGGAGCAGGCAGCCCTGCCGAAATTAATTTACGCGCAGGCGATATTGCCAATATGGGCTTTGCCGAAGCAGTCGATTGCCCAGTAATTATTATTGCCGATATCGACAAAGGTGGCGTGTTTGCTCATTTAGTGGGAACACTGGCCTTGCTGTCGCCAACTGAACAAGCAAGGGTAAAAGGCTTTGTGATTAATCGCTTTCGCGGCGATATTAGTTTGCTGCAATCTGGGCTTGATTGGCTTGAACAAGAAACCGGCAAGCCAGTACTTGGCGTTTTACCTTACCTGCATGACTTGGCACTAGATGCCGAAGATGCGTTAGCACTTGCCAATGTTAACGATGCTCAAATTGAACAAATTAACATTGCGGTATTGCTGGTACCGCATATTTCCAATCATACCGACTTTGATAGCCTGCGTTTAAACCCGTCGGTTAATCTTCATTATGTGCGGGTTGGGCAAGCCATTCCTGCCTGTGATTTGATTATTCTACCCGGCTCGAAAAACGTAATTGGTGATTACCAGTTTTTAGCCGCGCAAGGGTGGGTAGAGCAAATCAAGCAGCACTTGCGCTATGGCGGTAAAGTGCTGGGAATTTGTGGCGGTTTACAAATGCTGGGCCATAAAATTTGCGACCCTGGTGGAATCGAATCAAGTGTTGCGGAGCAAACCACCTTAGGTCTTGCCGATTTTGTTACCGAGCTCACCGAAGAAAAAGCACTTGTGCAAGTGGCTGCTGAGCTGTTGCTTGAGAGTGAATTGCTTGAAAGTGAAGTGCTTGAGAATAAATTGGCAGCAGAATCTATTGTTATTCATGGCTATGAAATCCATTGTGGTATTAGCCAAGGAAGCGCGATGGCACAGCCCTTTGCCCGTTATCGTAACCAGCAAGGGCAATTAATTCACGATGGCTTTATCTCAAGCGATGGGCAAGTGATCGGCACCTACTTACACGGCCTATTTGATAAGCCTGCACCAACCCAAGCAATTTTGCACTGGGTTAAACCACAGTCGGCAGCACCTGCATTGGATTTAGATCTGCACCGCGAGCAAGAGCTTGAACGCTTGGCCGCAGTGTGTGAACAACACTTAGATATCGACAGATTATTAGACATAACTCGGGAGTTTTATCGTCATGGCAATGAGTGA
- a CDS encoding TonB-dependent receptor domain-containing protein → MNIKHLSKLAVAIGAAITVNANVYAQAPSVADEEVITVTGSRSPVNIDTALASVVVITREDIARIQPKSLDDVLDTIPGIDITNQGGRGQNSSLFLRGTNSNQTLVLIDGIRVSSASLGSTNTQIIAPELIDRIEVVKGPRAAIWGSDAIGGVIQIFTRQLEGSEYIAGVTVGADDYRQYKAGAGIAHPDGKGHTSITLNREKSDGFDVLKTAEDDNDGYEYDSVAIKGQQQVNSQLAIDWLARADQGDNEYDNAFGGANEAETRNHAWLVRGTYSQIIGHVQNHTTLSVGQNRDYSENYLDGTDVFTTVFETRRDQFSLVNHAQVFPFLQFNLGFDYYNEQLNSTTDFAEDERDVTALYAHSLYSKDDLTVEAAIRHDDVENVDSETTYNAGIGYQINEDTRIALNAGSGFKAPSFNDLYFPASQFSSGNPDLQSETSDTIELVFETTYANVDMAFNLYQTDVDNLIVWLPDANFFFQPTNVNEAEMSGIEFTAKYQGFGGNHQINAGYVDAEDKATGEQLIRRAKDQFSYQFDTNIGDLSLYVEYQYRGEREDNVFGVGRVKLDSYHLVNLTASYPVTPNLSVESRITNAFNENYETVVNYNTQDRAAYIGINYAM, encoded by the coding sequence ATGAACATAAAACACTTATCCAAATTAGCAGTGGCTATCGGCGCTGCAATCACTGTAAATGCCAACGTTTACGCCCAAGCTCCTTCTGTCGCTGATGAAGAAGTTATTACCGTAACTGGCAGTCGCTCGCCGGTCAACATCGATACCGCGCTTGCTAGCGTGGTTGTGATCACGCGTGAAGATATCGCCCGAATTCAGCCAAAATCACTTGATGATGTGCTTGATACCATTCCGGGTATTGATATCACTAACCAAGGTGGTCGTGGTCAAAATTCATCGCTGTTCTTGCGTGGCACAAACTCAAACCAAACGTTAGTGCTGATTGATGGCATTCGTGTTAGCTCTGCTAGCTTGGGTTCAACCAACACGCAAATTATTGCACCTGAACTGATTGATCGTATTGAAGTAGTGAAAGGGCCTCGTGCCGCTATTTGGGGCTCTGATGCCATTGGTGGCGTGATTCAAATTTTCACGCGCCAGCTTGAAGGCAGTGAATATATTGCTGGTGTCACCGTGGGTGCTGATGACTACCGCCAGTACAAAGCGGGGGCAGGCATCGCACATCCAGACGGTAAGGGCCATACCAGCATTACCTTGAACCGTGAGAAAAGCGATGGCTTTGACGTGTTAAAAACTGCTGAAGATGACAACGATGGCTACGAGTATGACTCGGTGGCGATCAAAGGTCAGCAGCAAGTTAACAGCCAACTAGCAATTGATTGGTTAGCGCGAGCCGATCAAGGTGATAATGAATATGACAATGCATTTGGTGGTGCCAACGAAGCAGAAACTCGTAACCACGCTTGGTTAGTACGTGGTACTTACAGCCAAATTATTGGTCATGTACAAAACCACACCACTTTGTCTGTTGGTCAAAATCGTGACTACTCGGAAAATTACCTTGATGGTACCGATGTTTTCACAACGGTATTTGAAACACGCCGTGATCAGTTTTCGCTAGTAAACCATGCGCAAGTTTTCCCATTTTTACAGTTCAACTTAGGCTTTGACTACTACAACGAGCAACTCAACAGTACGACTGATTTTGCCGAAGACGAGCGCGATGTGACGGCGTTGTATGCTCATAGCTTGTACAGCAAAGATGACTTAACAGTTGAAGCGGCGATTCGCCATGACGATGTTGAAAATGTTGACTCAGAAACTACTTACAACGCAGGCATTGGCTACCAAATCAATGAAGATACGCGCATTGCGCTAAATGCAGGCAGTGGTTTTAAAGCGCCAAGCTTTAACGACTTGTACTTCCCAGCCAGCCAGTTCTCCTCTGGTAACCCAGATCTGCAATCGGAAACTTCAGATACAATTGAGCTAGTGTTTGAAACGACCTACGCCAACGTTGATATGGCGTTTAACCTGTATCAAACAGATGTCGATAACCTGATTGTTTGGCTACCTGATGCAAATTTCTTCTTCCAGCCAACCAATGTGAATGAAGCTGAAATGTCAGGTATCGAGTTTACCGCGAAGTACCAAGGTTTTGGTGGTAACCACCAGATTAATGCGGGTTATGTTGATGCTGAAGACAAAGCGACAGGTGAGCAGTTAATTCGCCGTGCTAAAGATCAATTTAGTTACCAGTTCGACACTAACATTGGCGATTTATCGCTTTATGTTGAATACCAGTATCGCGGCGAGCGTGAAGACAATGTGTTTGGTGTTGGTCGCGTAAAACTAGACAGCTACCACCTAGTTAATTTAACGGCAAGCTACCCTGTAACGCCAAACCTTTCAGTTGAGTCGCGTATTACTAATGCATTCAACGAAAACTATGAAACGGTGGTCAATTACAATACTCAAGATCGCGCTGCGTATATTGGTATTAATTACGCAATGTAG